ATTCCGGCTGGCGGTGCAAAGTTGCATCATTTTCCCTACATACGGGGCATCATAAATCCGGCAAAATTTACTTTCCGGAGAAATATTAGTGACCATTTTGTTATCTGGAGCATGTTTCCCCATGCCAGTACGCTTACTCTGCCACATAAACAGAAAAGGTTTATGGCCGGCTTGATACAAGCAAGCAAGGCAACTAGTTCAGCGTTAAAGCATATTTACGCTGAACTCAACCATAGTATCCTGCTGCAGAGGCAGATAAATTTTATATATTATAATTAATATTCAATAAGGCTAATCCAAGCTACTCGGCTGAGACGTTGATGTCTACTTACTATTCGCATTTACGAGGCCTATGTAGTAGATGGTTTACACGCTATTACCATGAGTAGTAGAAAAGAGATAAGTGGCTACTGTTGGAGCTCCCTCCCAGTGAAATCCGGGTTGGGTTAGGACCAACATAGGATAGACTAAGTAATTGAAGAGACTACCAAGGTACCCTCCTAAATTTACTCGAAGGCCCTTATATATAAGAGAAGGCCTTGCTTGTCGAGCTTAGGCCAATGATATGCTCTGGAAAAACAGCAGCCAGCACCCCAGCCCCATCATCCAAGGGCGCCACCACAGGGCCATTACGCCCAGGGCTGAAGCTGGAGAGGCAGAGGAACCAGTGTGCTTTGTAGTAGATACACGAGTAGTCATGGCTCACTATACTTCATTGATAATGAAACAGGTAAGAACCGCAGCACAACGGAAGCTTACTTGACCAATAAACTTAATTATTTAACAGAATAATACAAACATTAAAAGCTTTTTGCTCTAACTGTTTGTAAAAACAGTTACATGAACCCGTCACAATACTAAGCAGATGCTTTATAAACATCGGTTCATCAGGTAGTTACAATACAAGCAACCTAGCGACAGAAGTAATACCTATCACGGTTGCTTACGTACTGCCCTACTACCCCAGCACATGAGGCACAAACTCTGACAAGTTGGTAATAACTCCTGTTTCGCGCCGGAAGCTGACAGCGCAAGCCTCACCAGCCCAGAATACCCCGGCCTGATACTGCCTGCCCTGAGCATCCTGGGGCAGGTGGGCCCAGCGCTGCCGCACCTGAGGCTGATGGGCAAACTCGCCGGGCTGCTCCCCGCGCAGAGTTGCACCATCTATTTCTGCCACGTTCTGTCCTTCTCGCCCCAACAGTGGCTTACGCACAAAATGCCCCGTGAGGTCTTCAAACGCGGCTTCCAGCAGCAGCGGATGCTGTGGGTACGTCTGCCACAACCACGCCAACAGTCCCTTGCTCTGGAATAGCAGGGCATAGGCAGGGTTGGCAATGATGACATCCCGGCTTAATAGCAGCTGGGTTAGATCAGCCGTAAGCTCGGGCTCTTCCTCAGCCATGATTTCCCAGGGTACCAGCTTAAACACGAAACCAAACCGGACCCACTCCCCCGGCTCTACCTCGGCCCATACCCCCCGCTCCGCTCCAGTTACCGACACCTGCATAGCATCCACGGGGCACACGTGCACCTGGGGAAAACCCGCGGCCCGGGCAGCTTCGGCCACGACAGCACAGTTGGCCTCGTCTTCGGCACTATCGGGCAGATACACGAGCAACAGGGCCGCATCGAGGTCAGAGTTGAGGCTGAGCCACTGCCTTAGTTGGGCTTCCAAACCTTCGAAAAGGCCGTTAGCCTGCCGGTCGTCTTCGTCCTGCTGAGCCGCTACCAGGCTGGCCCACTGCACCACGGCTGTTTCGGGAATACTGGTGGCCGTGTCGGCGTTGAACTCAATAAGCTTGGGACCGTCGGCGGTGCTGGCCAGGTCGAAACGGCCGTACAAATGCCAGTGCCGGTCGTCGTTCCAGGAGTGGCGCACAGCGGCCCAGAGGTTGGCCGGAATAGCCAGCAGTTGTAGCAAATCGTCGGGGACGGGGTCCGGAATAGACTGCACCGTCATATCATAGAGCGTGTCGGCGGCGGCCAGCAAGGCATCCGCTTCGGCTTCGGGCAGCACCACGGCTTCCTGGGCTACGTAGTTTTCACAGGCCTCCTCCACGGCCCAGTCCCAGCCCAGGCTGCGCACGGCGGGTCCCACATTGCCAGGCAGGGGCATAAGCTGAATCGTATTCATAGCGGTTGCTTGAGAAGATTACCCGCCAAAGCCGCCCCGCATGCCCCCACGGCTGCCAAAGCCGCTGCTCCGGCCGTAACGCGGCCCGCTGCTGCTACGCACTGCCGAACGGTACACCGATGTGCTGGGCCGAATACCCGAGCTGCGGCCCGCGGTATTGCTGCTGAAGCCGCGCCCGAAGAAACCCCGACCCTGGTTCCGCTCCTGATTCACGCGCTGCCGCCACCCGCCGTTGTTCTGCATGATACCGGGATTAGCGTAATACCCTGGGTTGGGCGTCAGGAAGCGGCCGGCCATGTAACCGATGCCACTCCACATTAGTACGTCCATCATGCTGGTGCCGCCCACACGGTTTTCGGGGTATTGCCGGCTGTAGTCCTGCATCTGCCGTTGCAAA
Above is a genomic segment from Hymenobacter cellulosivorans containing:
- a CDS encoding glutathionylspermidine synthase family protein — translated: MNTIQLMPLPGNVGPAVRSLGWDWAVEEACENYVAQEAVVLPEAEADALLAAADTLYDMTVQSIPDPVPDDLLQLLAIPANLWAAVRHSWNDDRHWHLYGRFDLASTADGPKLIEFNADTATSIPETAVVQWASLVAAQQDEDDRQANGLFEGLEAQLRQWLSLNSDLDAALLLVYLPDSAEDEANCAVVAEAARAAGFPQVHVCPVDAMQVSVTGAERGVWAEVEPGEWVRFGFVFKLVPWEIMAEEEPELTADLTQLLLSRDVIIANPAYALLFQSKGLLAWLWQTYPQHPLLLEAAFEDLTGHFVRKPLLGREGQNVAEIDGATLRGEQPGEFAHQPQVRQRWAHLPQDAQGRQYQAGVFWAGEACAVSFRRETGVITNLSEFVPHVLG